A genomic stretch from Desulfotignum balticum DSM 7044 includes:
- a CDS encoding TonB-dependent receptor plug domain-containing protein, protein MKKIRYLMAVLCIFSTVSILPALAQEPASSGEVFDLGDVLIMEKGDEVNAITSIDTLSSYDIEMQGSQTVSEALELIPGLDVQTGGKGQSSVTLRGFDQKNIKVLIDGVPANPTYDGSLDLSQIPVDAIARIKVIKGASSVLYGPNTMGGVINIITKKGGEKPFTSVRTSFGENSTQNYIFNHGAGKGNFNYWITASHRKSDGFELSDDFDPNNPVTGIGTDYNEDGGVRDLSDYEKTTVSAKFGYEYDDDSKLYMTVDYHDNERGIPTENSRYWDFKNWEQWHVSLAGEHDVTDLLSMKARLYYMKHDDTLEDVSWDAAHTSSKKWFQTSAYDDYSIGGEVQGYLDFGDISLVKMGFSYMKANNIQREYLDAASMPVIKFGDPVGWAPEQEYEVDIYSFGLEDDIRVTDKMTLTAGVSYDVHDPVKAFDGQASIDRDKTSTWNPQAGVSYDFTEDFTMYASVGKKTRFPQMKELYSDLAGGNTDLDPQQTIAYEIGATKRFNHGLSLSGALFYNDITDRIDYDVNDDLTNIGETEIKGVEAQLNYQSPWNLDLGLGYTYLSATDKADEARPELDAERIPEHKFFVDARYFFDFGLTAACQAIYTSDQVEYDKSFNPRDIDEFWVVNAKLNQDIKLFEKISTAVFLEVKNLFDEDYEEGSGPYPGRNFLAGMQFSF, encoded by the coding sequence ATGAAAAAAATCCGGTATTTAATGGCGGTTTTATGTATCTTTTCAACTGTTTCGATCCTGCCGGCCCTTGCTCAGGAACCGGCAAGCTCAGGAGAGGTGTTTGATCTGGGCGATGTGCTCATCATGGAAAAAGGCGATGAAGTGAATGCCATCACCAGCATCGACACTTTGTCCAGCTATGACATCGAGATGCAGGGAAGCCAGACCGTATCGGAAGCCCTGGAACTGATCCCGGGCCTCGATGTGCAGACCGGCGGCAAAGGACAATCTTCTGTCACCCTTCGGGGGTTTGACCAGAAAAACATCAAGGTGCTCATTGACGGGGTGCCGGCCAACCCGACCTATGACGGATCCCTGGACCTGTCCCAGATTCCCGTGGATGCCATTGCCAGAATCAAGGTGATCAAAGGGGCGTCCTCCGTACTTTACGGCCCCAACACCATGGGCGGGGTCATCAATATCATCACCAAAAAAGGCGGGGAAAAGCCGTTTACCAGCGTGAGAACTTCCTTTGGTGAAAACAGCACCCAGAATTATATTTTCAACCATGGGGCCGGCAAAGGCAATTTCAACTACTGGATCACGGCCAGCCACCGGAAATCAGACGGGTTTGAACTGTCCGACGATTTCGATCCCAACAACCCCGTCACCGGTATCGGCACGGACTACAACGAAGACGGCGGGGTCCGGGATCTGAGCGACTATGAAAAAACCACGGTGAGTGCCAAATTCGGATATGAATATGATGATGATTCCAAGCTGTATATGACTGTGGATTACCATGACAATGAAAGAGGCATCCCCACGGAAAATTCCAGATACTGGGATTTTAAAAACTGGGAACAATGGCATGTCAGCCTGGCCGGAGAACATGATGTCACGGATCTTTTGTCCATGAAAGCCCGGCTGTATTACATGAAACACGATGACACCCTGGAAGATGTGAGCTGGGATGCCGCCCACACCTCCAGCAAAAAATGGTTCCAGACAAGCGCCTATGATGACTATTCCATTGGTGGGGAAGTCCAGGGATATCTGGATTTCGGTGATATCAGCCTGGTGAAGATGGGCTTTAGCTATATGAAAGCCAACAACATTCAGCGGGAATATCTGGATGCTGCCAGCATGCCTGTCATTAAATTCGGCGACCCCGTGGGATGGGCGCCTGAACAGGAATATGAGGTGGACATCTATTCTTTCGGGCTGGAAGACGATATCCGGGTAACCGATAAAATGACCCTGACCGCCGGGGTGAGCTATGATGTTCATGACCCGGTCAAAGCGTTTGACGGTCAAGCGTCTATTGACCGGGACAAAACCAGCACCTGGAACCCCCAGGCCGGTGTTTCCTATGATTTTACCGAAGATTTCACCATGTATGCATCCGTGGGAAAAAAGACCCGGTTTCCCCAGATGAAAGAGCTGTACAGCGATCTGGCCGGGGGCAACACCGATCTGGATCCCCAGCAGACCATTGCCTATGAGATCGGTGCCACCAAACGGTTCAACCATGGGTTAAGTCTTTCCGGAGCACTGTTTTACAATGATATCACGGACCGGATCGACTATGATGTCAATGACGATCTCACAAACATCGGTGAAACCGAGATCAAAGGGGTGGAAGCCCAGCTCAACTACCAGAGTCCCTGGAACCTGGATCTGGGCCTGGGATATACTTACCTGTCCGCCACGGACAAGGCGGATGAAGCCAGACCGGAACTGGATGCGGAAAGAATTCCGGAGCACAAATTTTTTGTGGATGCCAGGTATTTCTTTGATTTCGGTCTGACCGCCGCCTGCCAGGCCATTTATACCAGTGACCAGGTCGAATACGACAAAAGCTTCAACCCCAGGGATATTGACGAATTCTGGGTGGTGAACGCCAAACTGAACCAGGATATCAAGTTATTTGAAAAAATATCCACAGCCGTGTTTCTGGAAGTCAAAAACCTGTTTGACGAAGATTATGAAGAAGGCAGCGGTCCCTATCCGGGAAGAAATTTCCTGGCCGGGATGCAGTTCAGCTTTTAA
- a CDS encoding ABC transporter substrate-binding protein yields MTFKKLLWPVICVACLIFLFSIYTAGQKKKQAPVQGNARTITDMKGRTFEVADPLERIALLGGPTGQIAFILGVEDQLCAVTKTLKMSELVKMFFPQIANLPGPRATSGSINIEELIKADPDIAIAGDIDGGIVLEKTRIPVAFLEDSMGEGLEDIKKEVRFYGVVFNTPDRAERYVAYLERFTAMVLERTRDIPEDQRKKVFQGYNPSHLVTLGGDTFMQERIEIAGCLNAAESVTTVGQRTGLHSGLGEVSMEQVLDWNPDILIINYGTPDDVYADPRWQQIKAVQNRQVYPQPAGVFIFNRPTAESAAIFPLWLAGIAYPQRFADVCIPCLIREFYGEVFDFDLTDDQVTHILAGTYETRIMKGARH; encoded by the coding sequence ATGACCTTTAAAAAACTGTTGTGGCCGGTTATCTGTGTGGCCTGCCTGATCTTTCTGTTCAGTATCTATACGGCCGGGCAGAAAAAAAAACAGGCCCCCGTGCAGGGAAACGCCCGCACCATCACGGACATGAAGGGCCGGACCTTTGAGGTGGCAGACCCGCTGGAGCGAATCGCCCTTTTAGGCGGCCCCACCGGCCAGATTGCATTTATCCTGGGGGTTGAAGACCAGCTGTGCGCCGTCACCAAAACCCTGAAAATGTCCGAACTGGTCAAGATGTTTTTTCCTCAAATTGCAAACCTGCCCGGTCCCCGCGCCACTTCCGGGTCCATCAACATTGAGGAGCTCATCAAAGCAGATCCGGACATTGCCATTGCCGGGGACATTGACGGCGGCATTGTCCTGGAAAAGACCCGGATCCCTGTGGCATTTCTGGAAGACAGCATGGGCGAAGGACTGGAAGATATCAAAAAAGAGGTCCGGTTTTACGGGGTTGTGTTCAACACACCGGATCGTGCCGAACGGTATGTGGCCTATCTGGAGCGGTTCACCGCCATGGTTCTGGAACGGACCCGGGATATCCCCGAAGATCAGCGCAAAAAAGTGTTCCAGGGGTACAACCCCAGCCACCTGGTGACCCTGGGGGGGGACACTTTCATGCAGGAACGCATCGAGATTGCCGGATGCCTGAACGCCGCCGAAAGCGTGACCACCGTCGGCCAGCGCACCGGTCTGCATTCCGGCTTAGGAGAAGTGTCCATGGAGCAGGTCCTGGACTGGAATCCCGATATTCTGATCATCAATTACGGCACCCCGGATGATGTGTATGCCGATCCCCGGTGGCAGCAGATCAAAGCGGTTCAGAACCGGCAGGTGTATCCCCAGCCGGCCGGGGTGTTCATTTTCAACCGGCCCACGGCGGAGTCCGCTGCCATTTTTCCGTTGTGGCTGGCCGGGATTGCGTATCCACAACGATTTGCCGATGTGTGCATCCCCTGTCTGATCAGGGAATTCTACGGGGAGGTGTTTGACTTTGACCTGACCGATGACCAGGTGACTCATATTCTTGCCGGCACCTATGAAACCCGGATCATGAAAGGGGCCAGACATTAA
- a CDS encoding FecCD family ABC transporter permease, with protein sequence MFIGLLVLVMIFSLGSGRVDISFVQTLKILLSPVIPLAPDISDTLSSVIVDVRLPRILAGMMVGGALAVSGASFQGVFQNPLVSPHILGVAAGAGFGAALAILLFDNIWLIHLTSFVFGLAAVGMAYALSRVYKMTPVLMLVLSGIVVGSLFSALTSFLKYIADPMNKMPAIVFWLLGSLNHVSFRDILITAPVFIVCISVLLAIRWRINLLAMGDEDARTLGVNTEALKLTIIVCATIATASAVCISGIIGWIGIMIPHIGRLIVGPDHKFLLPISLVIGAAYLVAVDTIARTALTTEIPIGILTAIFGAPVFALLLRKTQKAV encoded by the coding sequence GTGTTCATAGGCCTGCTGGTCCTGGTGATGATCTTTTCCTTAGGAAGCGGCCGGGTGGACATCTCATTTGTCCAGACCCTGAAAATTCTGCTGTCCCCGGTGATTCCCCTGGCGCCAGATATATCCGACACCCTGTCTTCCGTGATTGTGGATGTGCGGCTCCCCCGGATTCTGGCCGGCATGATGGTGGGCGGGGCTTTGGCCGTTTCCGGGGCGTCCTTCCAGGGGGTGTTCCAGAATCCCCTGGTCAGCCCCCATATCCTGGGGGTGGCGGCCGGCGCCGGATTCGGGGCCGCCCTGGCCATTCTGCTGTTCGACAACATCTGGCTGATCCATCTCACCTCGTTTGTGTTCGGCCTGGCCGCCGTGGGCATGGCCTATGCCCTGTCCCGGGTGTACAAAATGACCCCCGTGCTGATGCTGGTGCTGTCCGGCATCGTGGTGGGATCTTTGTTTTCCGCATTGACCTCTTTTCTCAAATACATTGCCGATCCCATGAACAAGATGCCGGCCATCGTGTTCTGGCTGCTGGGATCCCTCAACCATGTGTCGTTCAGGGACATCCTGATCACGGCCCCCGTGTTCATCGTGTGCATTTCCGTGCTGCTCGCGATCCGGTGGCGCATCAACCTGCTGGCCATGGGGGATGAGGATGCCCGGACCCTGGGGGTCAACACCGAAGCCCTGAAACTGACCATCATTGTATGCGCCACCATTGCCACGGCATCGGCCGTGTGCATCAGCGGCATCATCGGGTGGATCGGCATCATGATTCCCCACATCGGACGGCTCATTGTGGGGCCGGACCATAAATTTCTGCTGCCCATCTCCCTTGTGATCGGGGCCGCCTACCTGGTGGCCGTGGATACCATCGCCCGGACCGCCTTGACCACGGAAATCCCCATCGGCATTCTCACCGCCATTTTCGGGGCCCCGGTGTTTGCCCTGCTGCTTCGAAAAACCCAGAAGGCCGTGTGA
- a CDS encoding ABC transporter ATP-binding protein codes for MHGSVDITGLAFGYTESEPIFSGINLSLAPGQVFCLLGPNGSGKSTLLKCIMQVLTPKAGRVAVDGQDLNGLSASRIASKLGFVPQSLVSAFPFTVAEIVIMGRASQIRMTASPSKKDRDLAMAALERMGIQHLALRPCHQLSGGEWQQVLIARALTHSPHVLLLDEPCSHLDIGNQVKILEIVNRLAQDGITILMASHFPDHAFLTAHQVGILKNGRLLALGNPDDTLCESVLYDTYGIHIRVVTMEKKVNRKICIPVLQEINRPVPAKEVS; via the coding sequence ATGCACGGCAGCGTTGACATCACGGGGCTTGCCTTCGGGTACACGGAATCGGAACCGATTTTTTCGGGCATCAACCTTTCCCTGGCACCGGGCCAGGTGTTCTGCCTGCTGGGACCCAACGGTTCCGGCAAATCCACGCTGCTCAAATGCATCATGCAGGTGCTCACCCCCAAAGCCGGCCGGGTGGCCGTGGACGGACAGGATCTGAACGGGTTGAGTGCCAGCCGGATCGCGTCAAAACTGGGATTTGTTCCCCAGTCCCTGGTGTCCGCGTTTCCCTTTACTGTGGCGGAAATCGTGATCATGGGCCGGGCGTCACAGATCCGCATGACCGCCTCGCCCTCCAAAAAAGACCGGGACCTGGCCATGGCAGCCCTGGAACGCATGGGAATCCAGCATCTGGCCCTGCGGCCCTGCCACCAGCTGTCCGGCGGGGAATGGCAGCAGGTGCTCATCGCCCGGGCCCTGACCCATTCCCCCCACGTACTGCTCCTGGATGAACCCTGCTCCCACCTGGATATCGGCAACCAGGTCAAGATCCTGGAGATTGTCAACCGCCTGGCCCAAGACGGCATCACCATTCTCATGGCCTCCCATTTTCCGGACCACGCTTTTTTGACGGCCCACCAGGTGGGGATCCTCAAAAACGGCCGGCTTCTGGCCCTGGGCAATCCCGATGACACCCTGTGCGAATCCGTGCTGTATGACACCTACGGGATCCATATCCGGGTGGTGACCATGGAAAAAAAGGTGAACCGGAAAATCTGTATCCCGGTGCTGCAAGAAATCAACCGCCCTGTCCCTGCCAAGGAGGTATCATGA
- a CDS encoding ABC transporter substrate-binding protein — MTCQASIRQLLYPAAIHPPRIHSPAIRIADAAPGVFRRCFPALTAAVCLGAFLAACLVLPAFFPARAAATPIEVTDAAGIFVTLDQPAARVVVIGAAPFIPLHMFYMFDQARDRLAGFEVRGQVTDEFLELIDPDLSLKQTLAANPGPESVAALAPDLVITKSTVEGQAARTLKALGIPVMHVGAETPDMFLSDIRNLGKVLGEERRADTIVQFYTDNLARIQQAVTPVPDPSRPRVLVLEYSNRGSKQALNVPAPGWIQTQQAVISGGNPVWTTGTSVRDGWQITGFEQIAAWDPEKIFLIVWYQLKGTDVLDSLYQDPKWASLCAVKQDELHLFPQDIFGWDSASPRWILGALWMAKQTYPDRFADLDMFRTVAAFYSQMYGLTPKTIAARLMPDPL, encoded by the coding sequence ATGACCTGTCAGGCCAGTATCCGGCAATTGCTTTATCCGGCCGCCATTCATCCGCCCAGAATCCATTCCCCTGCCATCCGTATCGCTGATGCCGCACCCGGAGTTTTCCGCCGGTGTTTCCCGGCCTTGACCGCTGCGGTCTGCCTGGGGGCGTTTCTGGCGGCATGCCTGGTTCTGCCGGCATTTTTCCCGGCCCGGGCCGCTGCCACTCCGATTGAAGTGACCGATGCCGCAGGCATCTTTGTGACCCTTGACCAACCGGCGGCCCGGGTGGTGGTGATCGGGGCGGCCCCGTTCATTCCGCTGCACATGTTTTACATGTTTGACCAGGCAAGGGACCGGCTGGCGGGATTTGAAGTCCGGGGTCAGGTGACAGATGAATTCCTGGAACTGATCGACCCGGACCTGTCCCTGAAACAGACCCTGGCAGCCAATCCCGGCCCGGAGAGCGTGGCCGCCCTGGCACCGGACCTGGTGATCACCAAATCCACGGTGGAGGGACAGGCGGCCCGGACCCTGAAAGCCTTAGGCATTCCGGTAATGCATGTGGGGGCGGAAACTCCGGACATGTTTCTTTCCGATATCCGGAACCTGGGAAAAGTGCTCGGAGAGGAACGCCGGGCCGACACCATTGTGCAGTTTTACACGGACAATCTGGCACGGATTCAACAGGCCGTGACACCCGTACCTGACCCGTCCAGGCCCCGGGTCCTGGTCCTGGAATACAGCAACCGGGGCAGCAAACAGGCCCTGAACGTGCCGGCCCCGGGGTGGATCCAGACACAGCAGGCTGTTATTTCCGGCGGCAATCCTGTCTGGACAACCGGCACTTCCGTCCGAGACGGCTGGCAGATCACGGGATTCGAGCAGATCGCGGCCTGGGATCCGGAAAAAATTTTTCTCATTGTGTGGTACCAGCTCAAAGGCACTGACGTGCTGGATTCTTTGTACCAGGATCCCAAGTGGGCCTCTTTGTGCGCCGTGAAACAAGACGAACTCCACCTGTTCCCCCAGGACATTTTCGGATGGGATTCCGCCAGTCCCCGGTGGATTCTGGGGGCGTTGTGGATGGCAAAACAAACGTATCCGGACAGATTTGCAGACCTGGACATGTTTCGGACCGTTGCGGCATTTTATTCACAGATGTACGGCCTTACCCCCAAAACCATTGCCGCCCGGCTGATGCCGGACCCCCTGTGA
- a CDS encoding FecCD family ABC transporter permease produces MKTKRLKIRKTGVVMLAAALSLLAGSVFLGRFPAPYVTGLSDLMTQDLVQQVVWQIRIPRILSAFVTGMVLAASGMVFQMIFRNPIVDAGFLGVSGGAAFGASLGIVLLGGSVAAIQGSAALFAVLGLGFSWIMAVRIRFGDWILRLILAGIAVSALFAAGTGLLKYLADPLRELPELTFWLLGGLWGITWTDTLQTLAVCIPCLIVIWLFRWRLNLLSMQDETIFSLVADASRERIVLLLTAVIATSAVVCKAGQVGWVGLIIPHIARRLVGSDAQKALPCSLMLGGIFLLLCDNASRTLFSGEIPLGILTSFIGAGLFLILLLTRPMLLGRK; encoded by the coding sequence ATGAAAACGAAACGGCTGAAAATCAGGAAAACCGGTGTTGTCATGCTGGCGGCGGCCCTGTCGCTGCTGGCCGGTTCCGTGTTTCTGGGTCGGTTCCCCGCCCCCTATGTCACGGGCCTGTCTGATCTCATGACCCAGGACCTGGTGCAGCAGGTGGTCTGGCAGATCCGAATTCCCCGGATTTTGAGCGCCTTTGTCACGGGCATGGTGCTGGCGGCTTCCGGCATGGTGTTTCAGATGATTTTCCGCAACCCCATCGTGGATGCCGGATTTCTGGGCGTGTCCGGCGGGGCCGCCTTCGGGGCCTCTCTGGGCATTGTGCTGCTAGGGGGATCCGTGGCTGCTATCCAGGGCAGTGCAGCCCTGTTCGCAGTGCTGGGCCTGGGGTTTTCCTGGATCATGGCCGTGCGGATCCGGTTCGGGGACTGGATCCTGCGGCTGATCCTGGCCGGCATTGCCGTGTCCGCCCTGTTTGCCGCCGGCACGGGCCTGCTCAAATACCTGGCAGATCCGTTGCGGGAACTGCCGGAACTGACCTTCTGGCTTCTGGGCGGGCTGTGGGGCATCACCTGGACCGATACCCTCCAGACCCTGGCTGTGTGCATTCCCTGCCTGATCGTCATCTGGCTGTTCCGGTGGCGCCTGAATCTGTTGTCCATGCAGGATGAAACCATTTTTTCCCTGGTGGCGGATGCGTCCAGAGAACGGATTGTACTGCTGCTCACAGCGGTCATTGCCACATCCGCCGTGGTGTGCAAAGCCGGACAGGTGGGATGGGTGGGCCTGATCATCCCCCACATCGCCCGGCGCCTGGTGGGGTCCGACGCCCAGAAGGCCCTGCCGTGTTCACTGATGCTGGGAGGCATTTTTCTGCTGCTGTGCGACAATGCCTCCCGCACGCTGTTTTCCGGGGAAATTCCCCTGGGGATTCTGACCTCATTTATCGGGGCCGGACTGTTTTTGATCCTGTTGTTGACCCGCCCGATGCTGCTGGGGAGAAAGTGA
- a CDS encoding ABC transporter ATP-binding protein: MTAAVSLQNLCFSYEKDPVISHLDLTLSAGTITAVLGANGVGKTTLLHLLLGLFEPDTGEIFFFGRPARKYSRTRRKQLMGMVSQNDTPPFDLRVDEYVLLGRAPHLGLLTIPGDKDRSAAATALSTVGMTHMAGHAVTRLSSGEKQLVNMARSLAQEPDILLLDEPCSHLDLINSRQMLVLMKTIANQGRTVVFTTHDPNAAAAVADQVLLMKKGELVAAGTVAQTLTRAQLTRTYGGDVEVISTKKGPFVRAV, from the coding sequence ATGACCGCAGCTGTTTCTCTCCAGAACCTGTGTTTTTCCTATGAAAAGGATCCCGTGATCTCCCACCTGGATCTCACGCTTTCCGCCGGCACCATCACGGCCGTGCTGGGGGCCAACGGCGTGGGAAAAACCACCCTGCTGCACCTGCTGCTCGGGTTGTTTGAACCGGACACCGGTGAGATCTTTTTTTTCGGCAGACCGGCTCGCAAATATTCCCGAACCCGGCGCAAGCAGCTCATGGGCATGGTATCCCAGAACGATACCCCGCCCTTTGACCTGCGGGTGGACGAATATGTGCTGCTCGGCCGGGCCCCCCACCTGGGCCTGCTGACCATTCCCGGCGACAAGGACCGGAGTGCTGCGGCAACAGCCCTTTCCACCGTGGGCATGACCCACATGGCCGGCCATGCCGTGACCCGGCTGAGCAGCGGGGAAAAACAGCTGGTGAACATGGCCCGGTCCCTGGCCCAGGAGCCGGACATCCTGCTGCTGGACGAGCCCTGCTCCCACCTGGACCTGATCAACTCCCGGCAGATGCTGGTATTGATGAAAACCATCGCAAATCAGGGCCGAACCGTGGTATTCACCACCCATGATCCCAATGCCGCCGCGGCTGTCGCGGACCAGGTCCTGCTCATGAAAAAAGGGGAACTGGTGGCGGCCGGCACGGTGGCACAGACACTGACCCGGGCGCAGCTCACCCGGACTTACGGGGGAGATGTGGAAGTGATTTCCACGAAAAAAGGGCCCTTTGTCAGGGCCGTATAA
- a CDS encoding class I SAM-dependent methyltransferase — translation MEKLTDWIRLWKELSEIQSRAFSKKQPDKEDSWRDKAKDYDKKVDQRWARPDSSRQFLLDKLMAHPGSSLLDIGAGTGKWSVLAAPYAEKITALDPSKAMQAVLKEKIHEMKITNIDVFTGAWPEDDPGPHDFILASHSMYGIADFPLFVTRMCDTARKCCILVMRAPFADSLMAKAATHVWGQPYDSPNFQIAYNILLGMDIYPDVIMEADGTWPAWTSDSFEAAMADIKIRLDLEDTAEHDVFLWELLARHLTRQPDGSYVWPAGNRSALLYWDI, via the coding sequence ATGGAAAAATTGACCGACTGGATAAGATTGTGGAAAGAACTCTCAGAGATTCAATCCCGGGCATTTTCAAAAAAACAGCCTGACAAGGAAGACAGCTGGCGGGACAAAGCCAAAGATTACGACAAAAAAGTGGACCAGCGGTGGGCCAGACCGGATTCTTCCCGGCAGTTTCTCTTAGACAAGCTCATGGCCCACCCGGGATCGTCTCTTCTGGACATCGGGGCCGGCACGGGCAAATGGTCGGTGCTGGCCGCTCCCTATGCCGAAAAAATCACGGCCCTGGACCCTTCCAAAGCCATGCAGGCTGTGCTCAAAGAAAAGATCCATGAGATGAAGATCACCAATATCGACGTGTTTACCGGTGCGTGGCCTGAAGACGACCCGGGGCCCCATGATTTTATCCTGGCCTCCCATTCCATGTACGGGATTGCGGATTTTCCTTTGTTTGTGACCCGAATGTGTGACACCGCAAGAAAGTGCTGCATCCTGGTGATGCGGGCCCCGTTTGCCGACTCGCTCATGGCAAAGGCAGCAACGCACGTCTGGGGCCAGCCCTATGACAGCCCCAATTTCCAGATCGCCTACAACATCCTGCTGGGCATGGATATCTACCCGGATGTGATCATGGAAGCGGACGGGACCTGGCCGGCCTGGACCAGCGATTCCTTTGAAGCCGCCATGGCGGATATCAAAATCCGGCTGGACCTGGAAGACACGGCTGAGCATGATGTCTTTTTATGGGAACTGCTGGCCAGACACCTGACCCGGCAGCCGGACGGCAGTTATGTCTGGCCGGCAGGCAACCGGTCCGCATTGCTTTACTGGGACATCTGA
- a CDS encoding ABC transporter substrate-binding protein, which produces MTQRSFFSRFLKVLSLGLYLGAGLFLAAGMSSCGPATPDLPMRTIIDQLGREVTFPANPERIAALHHFGGKIVYALNRQHLLVEKSIYGMEAKALAAVDPAFAALPGLIQGHGYNIEGLVSLAPQVIFSYASMDRSELAQFENAGIPVVAVRGETFEESFEAVRLMADVLGCPDAGQTYITACKALLDEVAARLENKVDTPVQVLFAGPRSVYSVATGNMLQTGILARAGARNVAQDLEGFWADVSPEQIAQWDPQVIFLGSYLDVYGKDKIFTLPQFQTVSAIKNRQVYTFPSNIGWWDYPAPHCVLGVVWTAKTLYPHLFEDLDLTQTANDFYSRFMGYSFEDLGGQLP; this is translated from the coding sequence ATGACACAGCGATCCTTTTTTTCCCGGTTCCTCAAGGTACTTTCCCTTGGCCTGTACCTGGGGGCCGGCCTTTTTCTGGCCGCCGGCATGAGCAGCTGCGGTCCGGCAACACCCGACCTTCCCATGCGCACCATCATTGACCAGCTGGGCAGGGAGGTGACCTTTCCGGCAAATCCGGAACGGATTGCGGCCCTGCACCATTTCGGGGGAAAAATCGTATACGCCCTGAACCGGCAGCACCTGCTGGTGGAAAAAAGCATCTACGGCATGGAGGCAAAGGCCTTGGCCGCCGTCGACCCGGCATTTGCCGCCCTTCCCGGGCTGATCCAGGGGCACGGCTACAATATCGAAGGCCTGGTGAGCCTGGCCCCCCAGGTGATTTTTTCCTATGCCTCCATGGACCGGTCTGAACTGGCCCAGTTTGAAAATGCCGGCATCCCCGTGGTGGCGGTCAGAGGCGAAACTTTTGAGGAAAGCTTTGAAGCGGTAAGGCTGATGGCGGATGTACTGGGATGCCCGGATGCGGGCCAGACCTACATCACGGCGTGCAAAGCGCTGCTGGACGAGGTGGCGGCCCGCCTGGAAAACAAGGTAGATACTCCGGTGCAGGTCCTGTTTGCCGGTCCGCGCAGCGTATATTCCGTGGCCACGGGCAATATGCTGCAGACCGGAATCCTGGCAAGGGCCGGGGCCCGGAATGTGGCCCAGGACCTGGAAGGGTTCTGGGCCGATGTGTCCCCGGAGCAGATCGCCCAATGGGATCCCCAGGTGATTTTTCTGGGGTCTTACCTGGATGTGTACGGCAAAGACAAAATTTTCACCCTTCCCCAGTTCCAGACCGTGAGCGCCATCAAAAACCGGCAGGTCTATACCTTTCCCTCCAACATCGGATGGTGGGACTATCCAGCCCCCCACTGTGTGCTCGGGGTGGTGTGGACGGCCAAAACCCTGTATCCGCACCTGTTTGAAGATCTGGACCTGACGCAGACAGCCAACGATTTCTATTCCCGGTTCATGGGATATTCCTTTGAAGATTTAGGAGGGCAGCTGCCGTGA